A region from the Nostoc sp. HK-01 genome encodes:
- a CDS encoding TPR repeat-containing protein produces the protein MVHTNGQPAVSSKSQLDIAIDVYEDALIALEESPIQATFDQKVAVLVARDGVEKKRQMDQNPTGITYARLLSLDERLKAQVKVLSEDDELAQWKDSLNAPPNMWWWHLKYPLAMSPTQVAKRYQQAISALSAALPHPTQEQILEVLLARDAIETSRDNQPLPEHVAKIVIDLDEKLRSLSDVITRDGKLEYWKKSLSKTTSNTWWWELSNIEPLPAQAIKRYQEALDEMEAPPKAASEELLEVLLARDAVEKAWTKQQQPPRHLTEKIIALDKRLKAQSWSFANDDIVDEWKNNLKPPEMNWWWSFTRSVPLPNEAIARYEKTIDVIESSKPPSSDQLLEALLARDGVEEALEQAYRNKPVPEKLARQLITLDNKLKQYRLDLNKDNQIRQWKDSLKRQNRWWWELKPAIVGSEEEPGTRRDWLLNTLAVLCLGVGAAFTAYSSQVFFQKVEGQEVQQADLSQNMAAVLQVIGLGAGGAAALTSGGRKTLEKLFTNLQLPPTKQAPTALAIAAGMTAITGSVATSLPAWGKVYITQGQGYLQNTNWLKAQDSFLQAKKFISSDEDKAKVEIGLGESSEHLGDLVKAKEYYKKAASLDNIEGMTRYARLSMVDFFLKNPPDSRIQPSITDENLRQAHLFNQRAWLKISKLLAKNEQTPEKLNKELLNLTQLARTNGALISAVKDLLVSPKDSALQDEEFRQRYWTEGVAGIFKSNLDELNYLKIPVKDALQIRALCFAHITTEQMRYTENITNVPEALSNLVPEMMTKSPDAPNCYDDKALSVYDFSLIEALAKIYKMPKFRVAGTSNNQPPQANPNPNPAPEADNQTPPATEAQPPY, from the coding sequence ATGGTTCATACAAATGGACAGCCTGCTGTATCTTCAAAATCACAATTAGATATAGCAATTGATGTTTATGAAGACGCTCTAATTGCCTTAGAAGAATCACCGATACAAGCAACATTTGACCAAAAAGTGGCTGTGTTAGTAGCGCGTGATGGGGTAGAGAAGAAAAGGCAAATGGATCAAAACCCCACTGGTATTACTTATGCCAGATTATTAAGTTTAGATGAGCGCCTCAAAGCACAAGTAAAAGTTCTCAGTGAGGATGATGAACTAGCACAATGGAAAGATAGTCTCAATGCTCCTCCAAATATGTGGTGGTGGCATTTAAAATATCCGTTAGCTATGTCACCTACCCAGGTAGCAAAACGCTATCAACAAGCTATCTCTGCATTATCAGCAGCGCTTCCCCATCCTACTCAAGAACAAATTTTAGAAGTATTACTAGCACGCGATGCCATTGAAACTTCTCGTGATAATCAACCTTTACCAGAACATGTCGCTAAAATTGTCATCGACCTGGATGAAAAGTTGCGATCGCTCTCGGATGTGATTACTAGAGATGGTAAGTTGGAGTATTGGAAAAAGAGTTTAAGTAAAACTACATCTAATACTTGGTGGTGGGAATTAAGTAACATTGAACCACTACCAGCACAAGCAATTAAGCGTTATCAAGAAGCTCTGGATGAAATGGAAGCTCCACCAAAAGCGGCTTCAGAAGAACTATTAGAAGTATTGTTAGCACGGGACGCTGTGGAGAAAGCTTGGACTAAGCAACAACAACCACCGCGTCATCTCACTGAAAAAATTATTGCATTAGACAAGCGATTAAAAGCGCAATCTTGGTCTTTTGCTAACGATGATATTGTTGATGAATGGAAAAATAACCTGAAGCCACCAGAGATGAATTGGTGGTGGTCTTTTACTCGTTCTGTTCCTTTACCGAATGAAGCGATCGCTCGTTACGAAAAAACAATTGATGTAATTGAAAGTAGCAAACCGCCTTCCTCCGATCAACTTTTAGAAGCACTTTTGGCTCGTGATGGAGTAGAAGAAGCATTAGAACAAGCTTATCGCAATAAACCCGTTCCCGAAAAACTGGCTAGACAACTTATTACTTTAGACAACAAATTAAAACAATACCGACTTGATTTGAACAAAGATAACCAAATCAGACAATGGAAAGATAGCTTAAAACGGCAAAATCGCTGGTGGTGGGAACTCAAACCGGCGATCGTTGGTTCGGAAGAAGAACCGGGTACGCGTCGTGACTGGTTACTCAATACGTTGGCTGTACTTTGTCTGGGTGTTGGTGCTGCGTTTACAGCTTATAGCAGCCAAGTATTTTTCCAGAAAGTCGAAGGACAAGAAGTTCAACAAGCCGACTTGTCACAAAACATGGCGGCGGTATTACAAGTCATCGGTTTGGGTGCAGGTGGTGCAGCAGCCTTAACCAGCGGTGGTAGAAAAACCCTCGAAAAACTATTTACAAACTTACAGTTACCGCCTACCAAACAAGCACCCACAGCCTTAGCGATCGCCGCAGGAATGACAGCTATTACAGGTTCTGTGGCGACATCATTACCAGCCTGGGGAAAAGTTTACATTACTCAAGGACAAGGATATTTACAAAATACTAACTGGCTGAAAGCTCAAGATAGTTTTCTTCAGGCCAAAAAATTCATTAGTAGTGATGAAGACAAAGCCAAAGTAGAAATTGGTTTAGGGGAGTCTTCGGAACATTTAGGAGATTTAGTCAAAGCTAAAGAATATTACAAAAAAGCTGCATCTCTAGACAATATCGAAGGTATGACTCGCTATGCTCGACTCAGCATGGTTGATTTCTTCCTCAAAAATCCACCAGATTCCAGAATTCAACCTTCAATAACTGATGAAAACCTCAGACAAGCTCATCTTTTTAATCAGCGTGCTTGGCTGAAAATCTCAAAATTGTTGGCTAAAAATGAGCAAACTCCCGAAAAACTCAACAAAGAGTTATTGAATTTAACTCAATTAGCTCGCACAAATGGCGCACTTATTAGCGCAGTTAAAGATTTATTAGTATCTCCAAAAGATAGTGCTTTGCAGGATGAAGAATTTCGTCAGCGCTATTGGACTGAAGGTGTAGCTGGTATTTTTAAATCAAATTTGGATGAATTGAATTACCTGAAAATTCCTGTCAAAGATGCGCTTCAGATTAGAGCTTTGTGTTTTGCACACATCACAACTGAGCAGATGAGATATACAGAAAATATTACAAATGTTCCTGAAGCACTCTCAAATCTTGTACCGGAGATGATGACAAAATCTCCAGATGCTCCCAATTGCTATGATGATAAAGCTCTGAGTGTCTATGATTTTTCGCTGATTGAAGCTTTAGCGAAAATATATAAGATGCCGAAATTTAGAGTTGCGGGGACAAGTAATAATCAGCCGCCGCAGGCCAATCCTAACCCAAACCCTGCGCCAGAAGCTGATAATCAAACTCCGCCAGCAACTGAGGCTCAACCGCCATATTAA
- a CDS encoding serine/threonine protein kinase, translating into MLAGKILQGGKYTLTQEIGHGGFGITFKATHHYLGQDVVMKTINERLRQHPDFAKFERQFQDEARRLATCIHPNIVRVSDFFIEEGLPYMVMEYIPGDTLGNAFVLPGIPLPEATAIHYIRQIGAALQVVHNNGLLHRDIKPDNIILRQGTQEVILIDFGIAREFNSGVKQTHTGIVSEGYAPIEQYLTQAPRTPATDVYGLAATLYALLTAQVPMPALLRDREKMASPKELQPHLSAAVNQAVMRGMAVDSRFRPSTVAEWLQLLPGSESNGIVPGVATNIVATVDLSSQPRRGVFGKKHKQARLNPITVFTKQLAGFQALIGVGVALVAATAGFGITHLFSSNTQPESSSKPLFTNPITKTGENNTNPQGSQSSVEEATNTNKNTQNTAVTESAYVPKRRRNNRPAPTPTAATSRENPSTTKSETSSRQNAEQAAVAPNTSPTPSLVDKLRAYRSYREINREGSAKRSPDNTSPATSNQATPNPSGKRSNPVVIPVPPPTTESKSSDSSAVVVPTIERKQNSSSDNPSSKDEKPPTDSNVSN; encoded by the coding sequence ATGTTAGCAGGCAAAATTTTGCAGGGTGGAAAATATACCCTCACCCAAGAAATCGGACACGGTGGCTTTGGTATTACGTTTAAGGCTACGCATCACTACTTAGGTCAAGATGTAGTGATGAAAACTATTAACGAACGCTTGCGGCAACATCCAGATTTTGCCAAGTTCGAGCGCCAATTCCAAGATGAAGCCAGACGACTAGCTACCTGCATCCATCCCAACATTGTACGGGTCAGCGACTTTTTTATCGAAGAAGGGCTACCTTATATGGTGATGGAATATATTCCTGGTGACACTTTAGGTAATGCTTTTGTCCTACCAGGGATACCCTTACCCGAAGCCACAGCTATTCATTACATCCGCCAAATTGGCGCAGCTTTACAGGTAGTTCACAATAATGGTTTGCTGCACCGCGATATCAAACCAGATAATATTATCCTCCGCCAAGGAACTCAAGAGGTAATATTAATTGATTTTGGCATTGCGCGGGAATTTAATAGTGGTGTCAAACAAACTCACACAGGAATAGTTTCTGAAGGCTACGCACCCATTGAACAATACCTAACACAAGCACCGCGCACCCCAGCTACAGATGTTTATGGTTTAGCCGCAACCTTGTATGCTTTGTTAACAGCACAGGTTCCTATGCCAGCATTATTGCGCGATCGCGAAAAAATGGCTTCCCCAAAAGAATTACAACCCCACCTAAGTGCAGCAGTCAATCAAGCTGTGATGCGGGGTATGGCGGTTGATTCGCGCTTTCGTCCATCGACTGTGGCAGAATGGTTACAACTATTGCCTGGTAGCGAAAGCAATGGCATAGTTCCAGGCGTAGCAACTAATATAGTCGCCACCGTTGATTTATCATCCCAGCCAAGACGAGGTGTTTTCGGTAAGAAACACAAGCAAGCGCGTCTAAATCCGATTACAGTATTTACCAAACAACTAGCTGGTTTTCAAGCCTTAATTGGTGTGGGTGTAGCCTTAGTTGCAGCTACCGCAGGTTTTGGCATAACTCATCTATTCTCCTCAAATACACAGCCAGAGTCATCTTCCAAACCACTGTTTACTAACCCAATCACCAAAACAGGGGAAAACAATACTAATCCCCAAGGTTCACAGTCATCTGTGGAGGAAGCAACTAACACTAACAAAAATACTCAAAATACGGCTGTTACTGAATCAGCCTATGTTCCAAAACGCCGCAGAAATAATCGTCCTGCACCCACGCCAACAGCAGCAACTAGTAGAGAAAATCCTTCCACAACTAAATCAGAAACCTCATCTCGGCAAAATGCTGAACAAGCTGCTGTTGCGCCTAACACCTCACCTACACCATCATTAGTAGATAAACTGAGAGCTTACCGTTCTTATCGGGAAATTAATCGGGAAGGTTCAGCCAAGCGATCGCCTGATAATACTTCACCAGCTACTAGTAATCAAGCTACCCCAAATCCATCAGGCAAGCGATCAAATCCTGTAGTGATACCAGTACCACCACCAACCACAGAATCAAAAAGCTCAGATTCTTCGGCTGTAGTTGTCCCAACTATCGAACGTAAGCAAAATTCTTCTAGTGACAATCCATCTTCCAAAGATGAAAAGCCACCAACAGATAGTAATGTTAGTAACTAA
- the argS_1 gene encoding arginyl-tRNA-synthetase, which produces MNATQEQLKIKFEQAMVAAFGDEYATVDPILVPAGNPKFGDYQANVALSLSKKLGQQPRAIASAIVEKLDVSQICEPPEIAGPGFINLRLKTAYLQAQLQAIYPDSRLGVPQAKTPQQEIVDFSSPNIAKEMHVGHLRSTIIGDSIARILEFRGHDVLRLNHVGDWGTQFGMLIAYLREVYPQALTTANALDIGDLVSFYRQAKQRFDADETFQETARQEVVQLQAGAADTLHAWKLLCEQSRKEFQVIYDLLDIHLNERGESFYNPLLPAIVEDLANSGLLVEDQGAKVVFLEGYTNREGEPLPLIVQKTDGGYNYATTDLAALRYRIQQDAAKRIIYVTDAGQSNHFAQFFQVARKAGWIPDDVELVHVPFGLVLGEDGKRIKTRAGESVRLRDLLDEAIIRARTDLEQRLQEDNRTETAEFIANVAQIIGISAVKYADLSQNRTSNYIFSYNKMLDLKGNTAPYMLYAYARIQGISRKGGINFEELGNNAQVILEHETEFALAKYLLQLGEVVSNVEQDLLPNRLCEYLYELSKKFNVFYDRTHGVRVLDAEEPQRTSRLVLCDLTARTLKLGLSLLGIQVLERM; this is translated from the coding sequence ATGAATGCTACACAAGAACAATTAAAAATCAAATTTGAGCAGGCAATGGTGGCTGCTTTTGGTGATGAATACGCCACAGTAGACCCTATTTTAGTGCCTGCGGGGAATCCGAAATTTGGTGATTATCAAGCAAATGTGGCTTTATCGCTGAGTAAAAAATTAGGACAGCAACCCAGAGCGATCGCCTCTGCTATAGTCGAAAAGTTAGATGTCTCGCAAATCTGCGAACCACCAGAAATTGCTGGCCCCGGTTTTATCAACCTCAGACTCAAAACAGCCTACCTACAAGCACAACTCCAGGCTATTTACCCAGACTCTAGATTAGGCGTTCCCCAAGCGAAAACACCCCAGCAAGAAATTGTCGATTTTTCCAGTCCGAATATTGCTAAAGAAATGCACGTCGGACATTTGCGTTCCACAATTATTGGTGATTCAATCGCCAGAATTCTAGAATTTCGCGGACATGATGTTTTACGGTTAAACCATGTGGGTGATTGGGGTACGCAATTTGGTATGCTCATTGCTTACCTGCGCGAAGTTTACCCCCAAGCTTTAACTACCGCCAACGCCTTAGATATCGGTGATTTAGTCAGCTTTTATCGCCAAGCTAAACAGCGGTTTGATGCTGATGAAACTTTCCAAGAAACAGCACGCCAAGAAGTTGTGCAATTACAAGCAGGCGCAGCAGATACCCTTCATGCTTGGAAACTGCTGTGTGAACAATCCCGCAAAGAATTTCAAGTTATTTATGATTTGCTAGATATCCATTTAAATGAGCGAGGAGAATCTTTTTATAACCCATTGCTACCCGCCATTGTGGAAGATTTAGCCAACTCTGGCTTACTTGTCGAAGACCAAGGTGCAAAAGTTGTTTTCTTAGAAGGCTATACCAATAGAGAAGGTGAACCTTTACCTTTAATTGTGCAGAAAACTGATGGTGGTTACAACTATGCCACAACAGATTTAGCCGCCTTACGCTACCGCATTCAACAAGATGCAGCCAAACGCATCATTTATGTAACCGATGCAGGACAAAGCAATCACTTTGCTCAATTTTTCCAAGTCGCACGCAAAGCCGGCTGGATTCCTGATGATGTGGAACTAGTGCATGTTCCCTTTGGCTTGGTGTTAGGGGAAGATGGGAAAAGAATCAAAACTCGTGCTGGGGAAAGTGTAAGATTACGAGATTTGCTCGATGAAGCAATTATCCGCGCTCGTACTGATTTAGAACAGAGATTACAAGAAGATAATCGTACTGAAACAGCAGAATTTATTGCTAATGTTGCCCAAATAATTGGTATTAGCGCGGTTAAATATGCTGACTTGAGCCAAAACCGCACTAGTAACTACATCTTTAGCTATAACAAAATGCTGGATCTCAAAGGCAATACCGCGCCTTATATGCTTTATGCTTATGCACGGATTCAAGGTATTAGCCGTAAGGGTGGCATTAACTTTGAAGAATTGGGCAATAACGCTCAAGTCATATTAGAGCATGAAACAGAATTTGCCCTAGCAAAGTATTTACTACAATTGGGTGAAGTTGTGAGTAATGTGGAACAAGATTTATTGCCCAATCGTTTATGTGAATATCTGTATGAATTGAGTAAAAAGTTTAATGTCTTCTACGATCGCACTCATGGAGTTAGGGTATTGGATGCAGAAGAACCACAGCGCACATCTCGCTTGGTTTTGTGTGATTTAACCGCCAGAACCTTAAAACTGGGATTATCACTGTTGGGAATTCAAGTCTTAGAAAGAATGTAG
- a CDS encoding putative poly-gamma-glutamate biosynthesis protein: MVNQKLMQLLSFGFISFCFCFGLGIGIFIRFGQLQPSNAATTAEPEMLPFMIPAPTSSPDDSIFTLRP, translated from the coding sequence ATGGTAAACCAAAAATTGATGCAATTACTTTCCTTTGGTTTTATTAGTTTTTGCTTTTGTTTTGGTCTGGGGATTGGTATTTTCATTCGCTTTGGACAGTTGCAACCATCCAACGCTGCTACTACGGCTGAACCAGAGATGTTACCATTCATGATCCCTGCACCTACATCATCACCAGACGATAGCATTTTTACGTTAAGACCCTAA
- a CDS encoding cytochrome P450 produces MTVTNSLPDGPRIPYWLRIIKFIFRPIEYVEDFAKVYGDNFTVWRSRGSHLVYFSHPQALEQIFTADASHFATGGGGGVLKYLLGDNSLILLDGDRHQRQRQLLTPPFHGERMRAYGQAIQEITQQVSNEWVIGKPFNIRASMQEITLRVILRVVFGVDEGSKFQQLRQLLSSVLDLISSSRMSAALFFQVMQRDWGKWSPWGKFLSQLQQINQLIDSLIQERRAESGQNRQDILSLLISARYDDGKPMSDAELRDELMTMLVAGHETTASALTWALYWIDRLPEVREKLLQELHSLGVNPEPSIVAKLPYLTAVCQETLRIYPIVINGFFRIVKSPIEIMGYKLPKGTAVVPSIYLAHHREAVYPQPNLFKPERFLERQFSPYEYLPFGGGNRRCIGLAFAQYEMKIALATILSQFQVSSVNKRPVHPVRRGLTLATPAGMQMVATPQVKQVNTPVEV; encoded by the coding sequence ATGACAGTAACTAACAGTTTGCCTGATGGGCCAAGAATCCCGTACTGGCTACGAATCATTAAGTTTATTTTTCGGCCGATAGAGTATGTTGAAGATTTTGCCAAAGTTTATGGTGACAACTTTACGGTTTGGCGCAGCCGTGGTAGTCATTTGGTATATTTCAGTCATCCCCAAGCATTAGAGCAGATTTTTACTGCTGATGCTAGTCACTTTGCGACTGGTGGCGGAGGCGGCGTTTTAAAATATTTGCTTGGTGATAATTCCTTGATTTTACTGGATGGCGATCGCCACCAACGCCAACGCCAATTACTCACACCGCCTTTTCATGGTGAGAGAATGCGGGCATACGGTCAAGCTATCCAGGAAATTACTCAACAAGTTAGCAATGAGTGGGTGATAGGTAAACCCTTTAACATCCGCGCTTCTATGCAGGAAATTACCTTGCGTGTGATTTTGCGCGTGGTGTTTGGTGTGGATGAAGGAAGCAAGTTTCAACAACTGCGCCAATTACTTAGTTCTGTCTTAGACCTCATCAGTTCTTCCCGAATGTCCGCCGCCTTATTTTTTCAGGTTATGCAACGCGATTGGGGTAAATGGAGTCCTTGGGGAAAATTTTTAAGCCAACTGCAACAAATTAATCAACTAATTGATTCGTTGATTCAAGAACGTCGTGCCGAATCTGGGCAGAATCGTCAAGATATCCTCAGTTTATTGATTTCGGCTCGTTATGATGATGGCAAGCCTATGTCAGATGCAGAATTACGCGATGAATTAATGACAATGTTAGTTGCGGGACATGAAACCACTGCTTCTGCATTGACTTGGGCTTTGTACTGGATTGACCGTTTACCAGAAGTCCGCGAAAAATTACTCCAAGAATTGCATAGCTTGGGAGTTAACCCTGAACCCAGCATTGTTGCCAAATTGCCTTATTTAACAGCAGTTTGCCAAGAAACCTTGCGAATTTACCCAATTGTGATCAATGGCTTCTTTAGAATCGTCAAGTCGCCAATTGAAATTATGGGTTACAAGTTACCCAAAGGAACAGCAGTTGTCCCCAGTATTTATTTAGCGCATCATCGAGAAGCTGTTTACCCACAACCTAACTTATTTAAACCAGAACGCTTTTTAGAGAGACAATTTTCTCCCTACGAATATTTACCCTTTGGTGGCGGAAACCGTCGTTGTATCGGTTTGGCTTTTGCTCAGTATGAAATGAAAATTGCCCTGGCAACAATTTTGTCTCAGTTTCAAGTATCTTCTGTCAACAAACGCCCTGTGCATCCCGTACGTCGTGGTTTAACTTTAGCCACACCAGCCGGGATGCAGATGGTAGCGACACCGCAAGTCAAGCAGGTGAATACACCTGTGGAAGTGTAA
- a CDS encoding OstA family protein translates to MKLCNQLLTSQIRRFSLALVLPTALLSALTFPSQTQTATAQSAAGNRPLTIRSDIQEYDAKSQIITARGNVQMLYPARQIQATSAQAQYFSKERRIDFSGNVYILQQGGNSIRAEKVTYLIDEGRFVALPQGNRQVESIYMVEDSELGGQNTTPAPKTPNLKPAN, encoded by the coding sequence ATGAAGCTCTGCAATCAACTGCTAACATCACAAATACGTCGCTTTAGTCTAGCCTTGGTACTACCAACCGCACTCTTGAGCGCGTTGACATTTCCTAGCCAAACGCAAACAGCAACGGCTCAATCTGCTGCGGGTAATCGCCCTTTAACCATCCGTTCTGATATCCAAGAATATGACGCTAAAAGTCAAATTATCACAGCGCGTGGTAATGTCCAAATGTTGTATCCAGCGCGGCAAATCCAAGCAACTTCGGCTCAAGCACAATATTTTAGCAAAGAACGCCGCATAGATTTCAGTGGCAATGTCTATATTTTGCAACAAGGCGGCAATAGTATTCGCGCCGAGAAAGTGACATATTTAATTGATGAAGGAAGGTTTGTGGCTTTACCCCAAGGCAATCGTCAAGTAGAGTCGATTTATATGGTGGAAGACTCAGAACTAGGCGGACAAAACACTACACCAGCCCCCAAAACACCAAATCTCAAGCCTGCCAATTAA